In Archocentrus centrarchus isolate MPI-CPG fArcCen1 chromosome 22, fArcCen1, whole genome shotgun sequence, one DNA window encodes the following:
- the slc35f4 gene encoding solute carrier family 35 member F4: MESQPFQTCVNTALKVLGGLLMVLCISSSWVGTTQVVKLTFQSFSCPFFISWFSSNWNILIFPIYYSGHIVTTREKQTPIQKFRECSKLFGEDGMTLKLFVKRTAPFSILWTLTNYLYLLALKKLTATDVSALYCCHKAFVFLLSWIVLKDRFMGVRIVAAIMAITGIVMMAYADGFHGDSFVGVALAVGSASTSALYKVLFKMFLGSANLGEVAHFLSTMGFFNLIFISCVPLILYFTRVEHWGSLSSLPWGYMCGLAGLWLVFNILVHVGVVLTYPILISIGTLLSVPGNAAVDVLKHEVIFSVVRLAATCIICLGFLLMLLPEEWDSVTLRFLATIADKKSEEHGEELTESSTHTRSRSRANGTVSIPLA; this comes from the exons ATGGAGAGCCAGCCCTTCCAGACATGTGTCAACACGGCCCTGAAGGTGCTGGGTGGTTTGCTGATGGTGCTGTGTATTTCCTCCTCCTGGGTGGGTACCACTCAGGTGGTGAAGCTGACCTTCCAGTCATTCTCCTGTCCCTTCTTCATCTCCTGGTTCAGCAGCAACTGGAACATCCTCATCTTCCCCATCTACTACTCGGGGCACATAGTCACCACGCGGGAGAAGCAGACCCCCATACAGAAATTTAG GGAGTGCAGCAAGCTCTTTGGGGAGGATGGAATGACTCTCAAGCTTTTTGTAAAGAGGACAGCACCCTTCTCAATCCTGTGGACACTGACCAACTACCTGTACCTCTTAGCCTTGAAGAAACTGACCGCCACTGATGTCTCTGCCCTCTACTGTTGCCACAAGGCCTTCGTCTTTCTCCTCTCATGGATTGTCCTCAAGGACCGGTTCATGGGTGTTCGG ATTGTGGCCGCCATAATGGCCATCACAGGTATTGTCATGATGGCTTATGCTGATGGTTTCCATGGTGATTCTTTTGTGGGTGTGGCATTGGCTGTAGGCTCAGCCTCAACTTCAGCTCTTTATAAG GTGCTGTTCAAGATGTTCCTAGGCAGCGCCAACCTTGGAGAAGtggctcattttctttccactatGGGCTTTTTCAACCTCATCTTCATCTCCTGTGTGCCCCTCATCCTGTACTTCACCAGGGTAGAGCACTGGGGCTCACTGTCCTCACTGCCCTGGGGATATATGTGTGGACTGGCAGGATTGTGGCTGG TGTTCAACATCCTGGTCCATGTTGGTGTGGTACTGACTTACCCCATTCTGATCTCTATAGGGACACTTCTCAGTGTGCCAGGCAATGCAG CTGTAGATGTTTTGAAACACGAGGTGATCTTCAGTGTGGTGCGACTGGCTGCCACCTGCATCATCTGCCTGGGATTCCTGCTCATGCTGTTGCCAGAGGAATGGGACTCGGTCACTCTGCGTTTCCTGGCCACCATTGCAGACAAAAAGTCTGAGGAACATGGCGAGGAGCTTACAGAGTCCAGCACCCACACTCGGAGCCGCAGCCGAGCAAACGGCACCGTTTCCATTCCCTTGGCATGA